A single genomic interval of Gossypium raimondii isolate GPD5lz chromosome 11, ASM2569854v1, whole genome shotgun sequence harbors:
- the LOC105761777 gene encoding protein WHAT'S THIS FACTOR 1 homolog, chloroplastic, translating to MASRLFSLAKSFLNPKFPNPRSFSTSFLITKTPKKHKPKRPKPDSPRTRSVTPDSNKIPHFESLLARDAKYRFLTKTKDFLSKQPEQILRLDDAGKLYRELGFPRGRKVTKFISRYPLLFTSYRHSDNKIWLGFTDFMDQLLLEERSIMEAMIEDRVTRIRKLLMMSKNKRIPLSKIYHKRLIFGIPEDFRDKIGKYPDYFRLVVEDDGKHILELVNWDPSLAVSALEKEFLVNEDKVKKAFKFPVKYGKDLGLEENDVKKLNLLNTLPLVSPYSDGWKLDSWSLEAEKYRVGIIHEFLSLTLEKRALIHHIVEFKEEFSLTRQTYEMLKRQPWTFYLAGTEMNWAVFLKDGYDENGNLIDKDPLLVFNEKLYKFAQMQEEEEEEEISGFREKLRGD from the coding sequence ATGGCTTCCCGCCTTTTTTCCCTCGCAAAATCcttcttaaaccctaaattcccAAATCCACGCTCCTTCTCCACCTCTTTTCTCATAACCAAAACCCCCAAGAAACATAAACCCAAACGCCCCAAACCCGATTCTCCCCGCACCAGATCCGTCACACCCGACTCCAACAAAATCCCCCATTTCGAATCCCTCCTCGCCCGTGATGCCAAGTACCGATTCCTCACCAAAACCAAAGATTTCCTATCCAAACAACCCGAACAGATCCTCCGCCTCGACGACGCCGGAAAACTCTACCGGGAACTCGGATTCCCCCGCGGCCGTAAAGTCACCAAATTCATTTCCCGCTACCCGCTGCTCTTCACCTCTTACCGTCACTCCGACAATAAAATCTGGCTCGGGTTTACTGATTTTATGGACCAATTACTCCTCGAAGAGAGATCAATCATGGAAGCCATGATAGAAGATCGAGTCACGAGAATCCGTAAATTATTAATGATGTCGAAGAATAAACGGATTCCATTAAGCAAAATTTATCATAAACGGCTTATATTTGGAATTCCTGAGGATTTCAGGGACAAAATCGGGAAATACCCTGATTATTTTCGTCTCGTGGTTGAAGATGATGGGAAACATATCCTTGAGTTAGTAAATTGGGATCCAAGTTTAGCTGTTAGTGCATTGGAGAAGGAGTTTTTAGTGAATGAAGATAAGGTTAAGAAAGCTTTCAAGTTTCCGGTTAAGTATGGTAAAGATTTAGGATTGGAGGAAAATGATGTGAAGAAGCTTAACTTGCTAAACACGTTACCATTAGTTTCGCCTTATTCTGACGGGTGGAAGTTGGACTCGTGGAGTTTGGAAGCGGAAAAATATAGGGTTGGAATTATACATGAGTTTTTGAGCTTGACTTTGGAGAAAAGAGCTTTGATACATCATATTGTGGAGTTCAAGGAGGAGTTTAGTTTGACTAGGCAAACTTATGAGATGCTCAAGAGACAACCTTGGACGTTTTATTTGGCCGGGACGGAGATGAATTGGGCGGTGTTTTTGAAGGATGGGTATGATGAGAATGGTAACTTAATTGACAAGGATCCACTGTTGGTTTTCAATGAAAAACTTTATAAGTTTGCTCAAAtgcaagaagaagaagaagaagaagagatttCTGGATTTAGGGAGAAATTACGAGGGGATTGA